One region of Oryzias latipes chromosome 6, ASM223467v1 genomic DNA includes:
- the lrrc4 gene encoding leucine-rich repeat-containing protein 4, with protein sequence MSPLGQVSVQPTWNTALLAVISLMVPALSMCQSTGPESGFVNPQNCPGVCSCTNQLTKVVCTRRGLIRVPPNIPTNTRYLNLMENSIETIEADTFRHLRHLEVLQLGRNAIRQIEVGAFNGLASLNTLELFDNRLTVIPSGAFEYLSKLRELWLRNNPIDSIPSYAFNRVPSLMRLDLGELRRLEYISEGAFEGLHNLKYLNLGMCNLRELPHLSPLVGLEELEISDNVFPELKPWAFHGLKNLRKLWIMNSAITTIERNAFDDITALVELNLAHNNLSSLPHNLFTPLQYLVELHLHHNPWSCDCDVVWLSAWLRENIPTNSTCCGRCHTPIHIRGRHLVEIDQTTFQCSAPFILDAPRDLNISAARVAELRCRTAAMSSVRWLLPNGTVLTHGSAHPRISVLNDGTLNFSNVLPSDTGIYTCMVSNMAGNSNASAYLNISNAELNTSNLSYFTTVTVEVLDPTVEETPKPKPTVPASPSVFQPVFISTPTVLFQNTQTPRQVSVPSPRAPAEPAASLDEMMKTTKIIIGCFVAVTLVAAAMLIAFYKLRKRHQQRSTVAAARTIEIIQMEEQVPPVPPTSRSSGSDDTGLALPTLVEHNSNTFKPGFVASSSSSRQGSYRAHWTQNNSLHRSVREHHGHISTIADPYVITTTQGKEKVQETQI encoded by the coding sequence ATGAGTCCTTTGGGCCAGGTTAGTGTGCAGCCTACCTGGAACACAGCCCTGCTCGCCGTGATCTCCCTCATGGTGCCTGCTCTCAGTATGTGCCAATCCACAGGCCCTGAGTCGGGCTTTGTAAACCCACAAAACTGTCCAGGTGTGTGCTCCTGCACTAACCAGCTCACCAAGGTTGTCTGTACCCGCCGTGGCTTGATAAGAGTTCCTCCAAACATCCCAACCAATACCAGGTATCTAAACTTAATGGAGAACAGCATAGAGACCATTGAGGCAGACACGTTCAGACACTTGCGTCATCTAGAAGTGCTGCAGTTGGGAAGGAACGCAATCAGACAGATTGAAGTAGGGGCCTTCAATGGCCTGGCCAGTCTCAACACTCTGGAGTTGTTTGACAACAGACTGACAGTCATACCCAGTGGAGCTTTCGAGTATCTGTCAAAATTAAGAGAACTGTGGCTCAGAAATAATCCTATTGATAGCATCCCTTCTTATGCCTTCAATCGTGTCCCCTCACTCATGAGACTAGACCTTGGGGAACTGAGAAGATTGGAATACATCTCTGAGGGGGCATTTGAGGGCCTTCATAACCTCAAGTACCTTAATTTGGGAATGTGCAATCTAAGGGAGTTACCTCATCTGTCACCTTTAGTGGGATTGGAAGAGTTGGAGATATCGGATAATGTTTTTCCAGAGTTGAAGCCTTGGGCCTTCCATGGACTCAAAAATTTACGTAAACTATGGATTATGAATTCTGCCATAACAACGATTGAAAGGAATgcttttgatgacatcacagctttGGTTGAACTCAATCTTGCTCATAATAATCTGTCATCTCTGCCCCACAACTTGTTTACTCCTCTACAGTACCTGGTGGAACTACATCTACATCACAACCCTTGGAGCTGTGACTGTGATGTAGTTTGGTTGTCGGCATGGCTCAGAGAAAACATTCCCACAAATTCCACCTGCTGTGGCCGCTGTCACACCCCTATACACATAAGAGGAAGACACCTGGTGGAAATTGATCAGACAACTTTCCAATGCTCAGCCCCGTTCATACTCGATGCTCCAAGAGATCTGAACATTTCGGCTGCAAGGGTGGCAGAACTAAGGTGCCGCACAGCAGCCATGAGTTCAGTTCGATGGCTTCTGCCCAATGGAACTGTGTTGACCCATGGCTCAGCTCACCCAAGAATATCAGTGCTCAATGATGGAACCCTCAACTTTTCCAATGTTCTCCCATCAGATACGGGAATCTACACGTGCATGGTGAGCAACATGGCAGGAAATTCCAACGCCTCTGCCTACTTAAATATCAGCAATGCTGAACTCAATACATCCAATCTGTCATACTTTACCACTGTAACAGTGGAAGTGCTGGATCCAACAGTGGAGGAGACGCCCAAGCCTAAACCCACTGTCCCTGCTTCACCCTCTGTCTTTCAACCCGTCTTCATCTCCACACCcactgttttgtttcaaaacaCTCAGACTCCAAGGCAGGTATCCGTCCCAAGTCCCAGAGCCCCTGCAGAGCCAGCTGCCAGCCTGGATGAGATGATGAAAACCACCAAAATCATCATTGGCTGTTTTGTAGCCGTTACCTTAGTGGCAGCTGCCATGCTGATAGCATTCTATAAATTGCGTAAGAGGCATCAGCAAAGGAGTACTGTGGCAGCAGCCAGGACCATAGAAATAATACAGATGGAGGAACAAGTTCCCCCTGTCCCACCGACATCTAGATCTAGTGGTTCTGATGACACAGGATTGGCACTGCCAACATTAGTGGAACACAACAGCAACACATTTAAGCCTGGTTTTGTCGCGTCTTCTTCCTCATCTCGACAAGGAAGTTACAGAGCCCACTGGACCCAGAACAACTCTCTTCATCGTTCAGTCAGAGAGCATCATGGTCACATCAGCACCATTGCTGATCCATATGTTATTACAACTACTCAAGGAAAGGAAAAGGTTCAGGAGACTCAAATCTGA